In Nerophis lumbriciformis linkage group LG04, RoL_Nlum_v2.1, whole genome shotgun sequence, a single window of DNA contains:
- the LOC133598596 gene encoding uncharacterized protein — MSVTFNSKSGVMKAAGWDLMDSDHKSEYGKRRSVWYIGVAAVCLGLICLLLLVIIIAMLAQHIRPTHLKDTELPISVVKSDNLTSQCFHLQGKYSTLLESNNRLENNLCSLTKEKDNVTGERDTLRNERDILQRERSTLQSESDTLKHQRDTFRTERDTLQNEQEAIDKERDILQREQETQQNERETLKSERDALTSEKESLQNDRETLQNEKETLKKERDTLEVEKVSLQNERGTLQNERGTLQNERNTLQNEKDVVQNERATLQKERDTLQNERDTLRNEKNTLLNERDTVMKERDSLRDERDHLRLVSSNLTKALEFLQSRFDTAVESRDGLKEEAKELNNNRTEKLCPADWVKFQEKCYYISKNGKTRSWQTSRRDCQDRGGDLAIITTKEEQEFVTTYYDRIWIGLSDLDVEGKWKWVNGQELDFEGFWQKGEPNDVNGYEDCVEISRGRGWNDMPCREQLSWVCED, encoded by the exons ATGTCAGTGACTTTTAACAGCAAGTCAGGGGTGATGAAAGCAGCTGGTTGGGACTTGATGGACTCGGATCATAAATCGGAATATGGAAAGAGACGATCAG TGTGGTACATTGGAGTTGCAGCTGTGTGTTTGGGGCTGATCTGTCTTCTTCTACTGGTTATCATCATAGCTATGTTGGCCCAAC atatcAGGCCAACACATCTTAAAGACACCGAACTGCCCATTAGTGTCGTGAAATCTGACAACCTGACTTCACAATGCTTCCACCTACAAGGCAAATACAGCACCTTGCTCGAAAGCAACAACCGGTTAGAGAACAATCTCTGTTCTCTGACTAAAGAGAAGGACAATGTCACAGGGGAGCGGGACACCCTTCGAAATGAGCGAGACATTCTCCAAAGAGAGCGAAGCACCCTCCAGAGTGAAAGTGACACCCTCAAACATCAGCGAGACACCTTCAGGACTGAGCGAGACACCCTGCAAAATGAGCAAGAAGCCATCGACAAGGAGCGTGACATCTTACAGAGAGAACAAGAAACCCAGCAAAACGAGCGAGAAACCCTTAAAAGTGAGCGAGACGCTCTTACGAGTGAGAAAGAATCCCTCCAAAATGACAGAGAGACCCTCCAAAATGAGAAAGAAACCCTCAAAAAGGAGCGAGACACTCTCGAGGTTGAGAAAGTATCCCTCCAAAACGAGAGAGGCACTCTCCAAAATGAGAGAGGTACTCTCCAAAATGAGCGAAACACCCTCCAAAATGAGAAAGACGTCGTCCAAAACGAACGAGCCACTCTCCAAAAGGAGCGAGACACCCTCCAAAACGAGCGAGACACCCTGCGAAATGAGAAGAATACCCTCCTGAACGAGCGAGACACCGTCATGAAAGAGCGGGACTCCCTGAGAGACGAGCGAGACCATCTGAGGCTGGTGTCCAGCAATCTGACCAAAGCGTTGGAGTTCCTGCAGAGTCGATTCGACACTGCGGTAGAAAGTCGCGATGGCTTGAAGGAGGAGGCCAAAGAGTTGAATAATAACAGAACAG AAAAACTCTGTCCAGCTGACTGGGTCAAATTTCAGGAGAAATGCTACTACATCTCCAAGAATGGTAAAACTAGGTCGTGGCAAACAAGTCGAAGAGACTGTCAGGACCGAGGAGGCGACCTGGCCATCATCACCACAAAAGAAGAGCAGGAATTTGTCACCACTTACTACGACCGAATCTGGATCGGGCTGTCTGATTTAGATGTAGAGGGCAAGTGGAAGTGGGTGAACGGGCAAGAACTGGACTTTGAAGGATTCTGGCAGAAAGGGGAGCCCAATGACGTTAATGGATATGAGGACTGTGTTGAGATTTCACGTGGACGGGGATGGAACGATATGCCTTGTCGCGAACAATTGTCCTGGGTTTGTGAAGATTAA